The Arabidopsis thaliana chromosome 5, partial sequence genomic interval ACTCAGTCATATATATTGTacatctatactattaattgggaagCATTTTATGAACTACATGAGGGTAGTTTaaaattaactaaataaatttttacatgggtaatttagtaaattaactactactaaataaatttagttttcataAAAATCAGGCTATTGATTTcgaaattgtatatatagaaacttaTTTAActttgataatatattttgagatatttccggaaacaaaaaaatcaatttaatatcatcatatattttagattttaatatactTCCTTAAGAAACTAcactaataattttaaaaacatttaaaaagatACCTTCAAGGATTCAATCTCTTATTGTGCACATGATAAATCCgtgaattaataaaaattccTTAATTTTAGTgttaacatattaaaaataaattaactgataagatattataatatttttttcttatcaatacctaacaaaccaataatatttaaaacgaatatatatattattattcattACTTTATAAGATAAttagatcaaataaaaatagtacTCAATGGTCATGATCttcatgtttaaaataatagattGCTAGATGAAATTGGAAAAAACGAATTCATtgctttatataattaaagaatCCTTAATATGTAAACCTAAAAAatgcacatatatatatatatagcaaaatcAACACTATTTGTAATATATGtcaaagaatataaaattatttatggtAACTCAAaaagtttttccttttttgcaGTATCAGTTTTTTGTAtcttactttattttaatgatatgccattgatgttttttttatccttaattttgaaaatcgtAAATTgcttattaacatttttaatagaaaagaaaatttgtaattgATTAATAAACTCGATTTCGTagtctttttggttttagatgaGCAAACTTTTACGAGTATAACTTTtagaaaaatctaaataaaactttatcaCTCTTCTATACGTCActataaaactatttttctcTACTTCTTTCGCAAACTAAAAGATGAACCATATCTctatatttacttttgtacTCTTCTTAATTCATGTCTCTCTATGTTCATATAATTTGTTAGTTTCTAcgttttttaaaatctattggAAACCTTTTCATTGAAATCACTCTTTTGTAGATTATGTTCATGTTACACTTTTGCAGATTTCttgaaataagttttttttaattctttttggtTCCATATGTGAtcattttacatgttattCTTTTCTCATGAAttaatacctttttttttgttttcctacaaaataattgaagaCGCTTCCATGGTATTCACTCAAATTTCGGATATTGCGAAAGCCATTTAAGCGATCACTTGTCGaagatgtttttgttctttacgAGCACCAATTTAACTGTgttgtatgttttttattattagattATAGATATTGTGCGGTTCACAACATTAGATATTGTgtcataaataatattttatacttttatatgTACATTATCATTTATACACTacaatatatatcacaaaataacaaagtaatctatatttgataaaaatttattacaatatttcttaaaaaatagaaaactgtGCACGTACGTCCGGGTCATGATAAAGACAGAAGATACAAACTGGGTTTACATTAACATGTATTTTGGcccacattaaaaaaattggctTAAATTATGGGccactaaaataaattttgtcaGAGAGGTTTTTTGAGttaccaaattttaatttataaactaattttgCATAGAAATTTTACactatttaaaatcttattctCACAAATATACATTTctattataagtttataactatTAGACTTCTGAAActgttaaaattatttgttatgcAGGAAAACcaaactatttatataaataaaatactaataaatgatgcaaaaattgttaaatccttaaataactaaaatttctattcaaattttaaaactaataaaacagaaaataaacgTGTgtaccaaaataattttaaggacaaaagaaaaatccaaagaaatgTTACTATTATGATATCTTAACTAaccacaaaaaagaaaacaaaatcttaactAAAACTTTTTGCAAACTTTTTTCATACTTTCCACACatcttattttcaaatattatgaGAACtgataaatttatgatatatatactattatataattcactaacacaaaaaaatattagtacaaacttttatcaaagcaatatgataatacttacaaCCTGCATAATGTGCGGTTCACAAAATTAGCTATTGTGTAATAAATAACACTATACACTTTTCTGTgtacattataatttatatactataatatctttcactaaaaatttattttaaaacatttattaaaatacGAAATCCTGCACGTATGTTCGGGTCAGAATCTAGTATTTAACTAAAAACGGATTACTTTCATTCGATTTGGAACCAAATCTTTGTACCaaagcataaacaaaattcattgttttcatgTGCTCAATGCATTCAGTTTCAACCTCTTATTAGCCTAAAacttttctctaaattttaaacatcATTACAACAATACCTTTCATAACATATAACACCACATAGGGACATATAAGTGtgtttgacttttgatttattaataaaGCCTCAGgcaaattaataaacaaaacaaaagtctccatattcctttttttattattttctttgccTATCATATTACAcaactcaaaacaaaacaatacacCAAATCACCATTTCCTTTACTtcacataagaaaacaaacaaaagaaagtaaactcTTTGCTCAGTTACGAAATTACCTTATCGTCCTTTAGGGTTTACAATCTGAGAAAATATTCCACTGTTTTCTTCAGATGACAAGTCATCACCCAAGTCACTTTCTCCGGCGCTGATGTTCACCGTCacacctcctcctcctccacctaAATCCACAGAACCACCACCATTGCTCGGCGTTCGGTGACGTGATCCATCAGCAGTTTCTTGTAACTGAAGTGCAAATTCAAGATTCCACAAGACATCTCCCATCGTTGGTCGATCTAAGCCACTATCAGATAAACACTTCTCCGCCGTATCCGCAAATTTCTTCAAACACTCTGGATTAATCTTTCCTTTAAGATTAGGATCAATGATGTCTTCTAATGTCCCTTTACGTTTACAGTTCATAGCCCAATCTCCAAGACTAACTTGTTCTTTAGATAAACTAGGGTTTAACGCTGGCCTAGCGCATAAAACCTCGAATAGAACAACTCCAAATGAGTACACATCTGACTTCTCAGTTAACTGTTGTCTTCTGAAATACTCTGGATCCAAGTAACCGAAACTTCCTTTCACAACGGTTGTGACATGACCACCATTCATGTTTGGTCCGGTTTTGGACAATCCGAAATCTGAGACTTTAGCAACCCAATTCTCATCTAGTAAGATGTTAGTTGTTTTGACGTCACGGTGAATGATAGTGTACTTTGCTCCTGTGTGTAGGTAATGTAATCCTCTTGCAGCTCCAATGGCGATTTCGAGTCTTCGTTTCCAAGTTAACTGAGGTCTCTTTGTGTTGTAAAGATGTTCTCTGAGTGTTCCAAGAGACATGTAATCGTATATTAGACACATTTCTCCACCTTCATCGCAGTATCCAATTAATGAGACTAAGTGTTTGTGTCTTAATCTTGAGAGAAGTTCGATTTCTGTCTCGAATTCGTTGAGCCCTTGTTctgaattagggtttgatttCTTGATTGCCACTTTTGTGCCTCCATCTATAACTCCTTTGTAAACCTTACCAAACCCTCCTACTCCGATTACGTTTGACTCATCGAAGTTATGAGTTCCGTGTTTTATTTCGGACAATGAGAATCTTCGACATAAACCCGCTGCAAGATTCGATAGGTGGCTTCCGTTGTTGCTCTTACCCGATATAGTAGATTTTGTTGCAGATGTGTGTGAGTTTCCATATATAGGAAGCCAGCTTGATGTGTGAGAATCGCTGCCcgaaaactttctttttctctggtACATTGTGAAACACAATGCACAAAATAAAACAGCTGCTACTCCTCCAGCAGAACCAATGACAAAAGCTGTGATTCTTTTGTCACCTTGAAAGTCCTTTTTAACATCTTCATTAGCTTGCATAGGTGATGGCTTAGGGTTTGGACCGGCAAGGTTCTTCATTGTGTCAATCTTGAAAATCTCTAGCCCATTAAGCTGTGAATCGTAATATTCCGGTTGACCAAATGTCGAAGGCGTCATTTGAAGCGATATCTCTTCCCCTCCTCCTCCGGTATTAGCATCAACATATATCGCGTAATCTTTGTAAGTAGGGATACCTTTCCCACCTGTCCACCCGAGTATATCTGCGGGGTTTGTATCCCCTTGCGCGGTTctgttgttgatgaaaatgttgaataCTTTCTGGTTGATTTTAGCAAGCTGGAATTCACAGAAGTGGAGCCTCATGATATAGGTGAAATTAGTGTCAACTTGAAACATCCATGTGAGATTTGACTTCATGTTGATATCTCCGTTTGGTCCTTGTGATCGAGCTGTTTTGTAAACATCCGCTGGAGCGGTAGAAACCGGCATTTTCTGataatcaattctaaaattgtTGCTTGCTTGTAAAGTAACACCAAGACCTGCGCTGAATATATAAGGCGCGTCATTGTACCAAGTTCTTGTTAATCCACCAGAGTCTTGACTTCCGGGAATATCCTGCCCACCGACATTGAGCCTAAACATCGTTTGAAGATTCGCGGTCTTAGTATCTGAAGTCTGGTCTGAGAATCCAACAAGAGAAGCTGTATCAAACAATTCTGGCATCGGAATGACCTCAATACCATTAATGAAAGCAAACGCTTTTGGATGTTTATCCGAGGGAGTAAATATGATGCTCAAAACATCTTTTTCGGATGGTGCAAGAGAATATTCTCTCACGAGGTAAGCTTGAGTCAAGGCTTGACATGTGATAGCTGCACTAAAATTGCTGAGAAGGGTAAGATCATTAGCAGCCACGGAGAAATAAGAGTCGAGAATGTTGAGTCCTGTGTATGTTGATGGATAGAAATGTAAGCGGAGCATATGTCTTTTGTCGCCTTTAACCGGGATCTCATACGTTGCTGGAGCTGTAAAGATTCTTGATGTCATGTAAGGAACCGTTGAAAGAAGTGAAGGATCTTGATAAGTAGCTGGTGCATGAACCGTGTTTGGTGTTTTCAAGAATTTGGTATCGGGTTcccattttttcttgtcttgaTCAACAGCTGGTTCTGATGCTCCGCAGCTCAAGGAGATGTCTTGGCCATTAGATTGAGATGGAGAAACTAGAAGAAcatagaagaaacagaggaaggagAACAGAATCCGGAGTTTCTCGTTCATGGCTGAAAGATATGaaacatgtttttaatttcttaggCATACATGAAAACaattgataacaaaaaaaagagaagcttaGTTTTCTATGTAGACATTACCTCAAGCACCAATAGAGAAAACTGGAGGCTTGTTTCTGCAACCTAACGATGTTTGATCAAAGCCATGGAAACAGAAGCAGAAACCCCCCAACAAGACAAAAACTGCTTGTTTTTTGTGGTTGTGTcggaaagagaaacaaaaagtagtTGGAGAATCTATGGAGGAGAGGATTAGCCGAAGAAAGCTATGTTTAGTAATTTGTTAAAAGAGATTACTATAtacttttgagattttaaCTCGCATTATGACTTaatactttttcatttttcgtttaaattcaaatatagAAACTTTTAAACTATGTTGTGTCAAATATCTTGTAAAGTTCTACATTTGACTTGATCCTTAAAATAGGAAAATCAACAAGATTTTGATAGTAGAATTCCGAAATTAACTAGATTGGTCAATCTATATTCTTCTAGAGTATGATAAATCTGAAACTCGTTTTCTTTAGGGGGTCAAGAATCTAAACTAAGAAAGGTCCCTAATTATATCGGATGAGTCTTTGTGTCAAATTTAAACAATGGAGGAAAATAGCTCGACCATCCATTGCTTAAATCAATGGTGAAAGCTACTTTTACCAATCCTCCATTAAAGCATCTTAAGTCTCTTTTTGTGAGAGTTTATGTGGTCGGGTCGGCAAAATTTTCAGGTAAAAAGGGTATACAGAAGATTTTCTGATCAACCCGACCCGTAGAAGCTTCTTTGTTGGCCGCGTAAATTGGTGTCGCACGCGGCCATCAGATGAAGAACATACATTTAGACCCTGAAGCAAAGCCAAAGCTTTGATATTCTCATAAAGAATAGAGGTCAAGAAAATCATCAACGAAAAGCCCTAATTTGCACTACACGGTATTTCCCAACTATTGTCTTAAAACCTCTGCCTTGCATTACAAGCCACCTCTTCAAAGTGATACAAAATGGTGAGGAGAAGAGAAGGTCTTACCTTACCAATCTCGTCTTCGACGCCATCTCTTCCCGAGTCACTACCTGATATTAAAACAGTGGCTCctcataaaccaaaacaacgGTTATCTAAGCAGTTATCAATGCGTGAGACACCTCGAGATGTTGCTTGGGAAAAAAGGCGCCGTCAGATGTTAAAGATTcaggagaagaaacaaaaaagcgTCTCTGAAAACGATAACGATTCGCCGGATCTAACTGATGAAGATTTAAGGGAGCTTAAAGGGTCGATCGAGTTAGGGTTTGGTTTCAGTGAAGAAGCCGGACAGAAGTTGTGCAACACGTTACCAGCATTGGACCTTTACTTTGCTGTGAATAGGCAGCTTTCGCCTCTCCCTTCACCTAGTAGCAGCAATGGAGGAGATGGATCCTTGTCTTCTACTTCTGTTTCCTCAAGCAGCATACCTTGTAGTCCAAAAACCGACTCGGATTCATTAAAGATCTTATGTCCAGGTACGTAAAACACAAGTTCCAAGTTTATCTTCTTGTATTGCTGATTTGAATTCGTATGATCGACCAACCCTTGTGAATGTGAGTTGTGCAGGGGACAATCCTCAACAAGTGAAGCAAAGATTACGACATTGGGCACAAGCCGTTGCATGTTCTTTGATGCAATCTCACTGATGAGTGTATATGTTGTGACTTTAAGTTTCAACTTGAAACACTTATTCTTTTACTTTCGTGGGTGAAATAGGACAGAGAAAGAATCCTACTTCGTAGGATCTCtctgaacaaagaaaaagatagagaatttttgggagaaagaaaatagagagAGTGTAAGAGATTACGTACCGTACTCTCTACATACTTGTGCAAAGGGAACAAGATGAAAAGATGTAGCCCTTTCTTGTTCTGTACTGCTTATTAACATTTAATATATGGTCGTGgatttgatgattattttgAGGTATGTTTCCCATATTTATAACCTTCCAAGAGTCATGCCATGCACGGTTTTGTGATTCGActtcataattattttgacaatattttacttgtgtataatatttcaaattaaatgCCAATAGGAAAGAAAATAGTAACAAAaggtgtttttatttttcatattgcttttaaaaccaaaacttaaaagttatatatagtGTTTAGAAACAACGAAGCAGAAAACTCTCACAATATCCATCTATTTTCATCATACGAATAGTATGGAGTTATCACATTCACGGATGGATCTTCCCCAACTTCACAATTGCTCTAAAAAAGTACACAATTCAAGAGAAATTGATCTCCCTTTCAATTAGCTGAAAGATGTGCTTAGACCAACTCCAATGGGACTTTTCATCCCaccaaatatattataaaacttGCTCTAACCGAACTGTATATTTGACGTTGTGGTGTTACACCAGATTTGATGTAATACagttcacaaaacaaaaaaatatattagtataCCTCGAATTTTGCCGATTTCAGGTATAATCTAAGTATAATGTTTagattctttttataatttctacagtttgttttagtctttttcaggttttttATACTTTTGGATGCATTTGGAAATTATAAAGCATTTGGGagcaaaattgaagaaatcaagCTAAAAAACGAATGTGCAGTCTAAAAAAGGCATCAGTGTTGATCAACACCATTCATGGCCTAGTAAGAAGTCTGACAGTTTAAAGATTTGAAGTTTCCAaaatttgccccagaagaTTTCCCTTTTTGTACTATTAGTCCCTGCACGTTTTTGAgacattatatatagatttttaaggTTATTGTTTAGACTTAACCTTTTACATATCCATTCTAAGTTTTATCTTTTCCTCTAGAATTCCTTGAGATTTTGGAAAGTACTTCATCAGAGATTTCAAAACCCTGTAGAGAGAAGATTTTTTCTAAACTgtattcttcttttgatttctttatgcaatcttattcaaacatgttttctgtttctatGGTCATGTCTGAATAATCTCCTTGTTGGGAATAAGGTTTTTCATTAGGGATTCAAATGATTTAGTAGATCGATAACCTGTTAGGAATATctttagagttcttcatcttaattgttcttaatgctagttttacagtagctaactagaacttgatcaTAGGTGATAGGTAAGATCTCAGAGGCTGCTTATTACCTGAACTATCATAGATGACATTAAGTATTGAGATACGAATATATCTTGTTCAAATgcttaggtgaacttatcaaacctgTTTATAATGCATGTTTTAGTATTTAAGGATTTACAAATGAGAGTCGAGATTCCTATTTCTTAAGCAATAGGAAAACAGACAAGAGTTGATTGATTTTAGGGTAGTGATTTGAGTTCTAGAACAGTTCGCTAAAAATCATGATTAACTGCTAGATCTATTATTCATCTATTTCTTGAGAACTTCCCTAAACCAAGCTCTTTGATCATCTAAATTTACTACAAATCAAATTTGGTATctgctttcttgtttcttttaacttttataaGTATTTGATTTAGCTTAATTTTGAGATTATAACTGTCtgtgttaacaaaataattttgtggAAATCGACTCCAAAGTAGTACAATTGATAAGGTTCAAATTACCCTAaaaactactctctcaaataagagatcaattgcagtatttaaggatcgatttccacaaagttcttttttttcacacAATGAATtaaatgtcgagattaagctagcagggaatgactgaaaataaaagagaacaaagtaaaaagacagcaGATTGATTGGTTGTAAACGATGAAAGAAAGAGCTAGGAATAGAgaattctcaggaaactattggttagtagatctaatgaaagctaggttgttatcgaaccattctcaaactcaaactctaattatggaataaccgggTGCGTTCCACGAAACTCCCTAtgcctatagctaagaataaccggagaagccgagaaatctttaacctaaacatgcattctaaacgagttcaattgttcatcttagtagacaggccgattcttattacatacctataaaccaggctcatcaaataatagatccaactacagatacctatggtgggcattTCTATTAtttggattcaagatctagttaattacttcAGATCTAGCATTATGtataatcaaagatgaagaattctacagataacctaacAGGGGGTGAtatactaaaccatatgaatccctatTGAGAAACCCTGTTCCTAACAAGCAAACTACTCAaacatattgaatgaaacaaacaacataattgagtAAGAAAGCATATATACAGTAAATAAGATTAGAGtaagaagggatctcttcactgtattaagaACTGAAGGAATCTCTGAAGAAcaatggatgaatagcttatgtctctgaAAATAGGAAttgcaaagaacttgataaaagacacttaggtctaaacaatgacctctaaaactatataaaaaccCTATAAACGCctagggactaataatgcaaatagggaagttttctggggcaaatttcctcttATGTAAAATTGAAAGCGTCATGGACtttgctgggccgaaactAGTGTCGATTGACACTCTCGCTGAATCTAGAACTGAAATCGttcttagcttccttttccttagtttttgctccaaaatgtctccttatctccattgttgtcccattgcatagaatacctgaaaagacactaaaaagactcgagaaataacataaagactcaaaatcctaaccctaaatcaaagataaaatcagtaaaaatagggatatatcaactcccctatacttagcttttgcttgccttcaagcaaaacacaaaagccgaacccgtggaagaggttttgaaaacaaaggaactcccaacattctctaacatattgccatgatcatccaaactaagtccatatgcctaacaagtctaatcaaatcctaaccaacatgtactactctgcaagcttacacaacattctagattccatacctaagcTCCATAACTAAATccaccaggctttcatcgttaggtctcatcaaacaagctaacattcaagatccttctagacTTATTcttgtactataccatgataaatcgatcattctttttttttttttttttgttggtgttctttctctcccctaaacttattctttttgaagagtaaacaaaggggaactcgcatacttgatcgacaccctcggcatttttccaacctttgtaattgatcattcaaaataatgtataataatgggtcataggaaacattcctacccctatacactatttGAAAATCCTGtcaatctctcattttctttttctttttataaggggagaggaacacattttctttatcacatgggtctcaatatcaggtatgaacaaggtgtcaagatctatgaatactaaccgtttgaagaggtaaaaggaagagcagtgagattagctctaGCCTTAGTGGTTGtgttggaaactaggatatcctAAGGTCTCTTGGTttgccatctagattttccaatagtcaGATTGAGTCGAACCTGCAGCACTCATCAACCATGCAATAatcaagagaaatatagatcatgattcctaactaaactaaagaaaacattttttttttttttttttttgagaaggGAAAATGACTCAATAAacttaaaaacgaaaaataataagaataaaaaaataaaagcaatatTAGTAAGAACCTCCCCTAGACTTAAACGAAACTGTCCCAAGTGGCATTCTAATCTGAAGAcggcgggaaaaataaatcaaaaataaagaaaataaaggaaagggaatgaaaaatcaaaccagtgggttgcctcccactaagcgcttgttttgagtcaatagcttgacttgaCGGAGTTCAGGATGTGGATGTAGTGGTGGAAGATTGTTGCTGCCTCCTCGCCTTCCAAGGCGGTGTGTAAACTGATCCGGTCTGGGCAGCTGCaggtgtcaatcgacactcTCCTAGTTTCCTTCAAGAACAACAGGAGAAAAAAGCTTTCGAAGAACTCTAGCCTTGTTATCTTGTGAAGCAGACTTTGAAGaatctaaaaaattaattgaaggTAAAACATGAGAAGAG includes:
- the ANX2 gene encoding Malectin/receptor-like protein kinase family protein → MNEKLRILFSFLCFFYVLLVSPSQSNGQDISLSCGASEPAVDQDKKKWEPDTKFLKTPNTVHAPATYQDPSLLSTVPYMTSRIFTAPATYEIPVKGDKRHMLRLHFYPSTYTGLNILDSYFSVAANDLTLLSNFSAAITCQALTQAYLVREYSLAPSEKDVLSIIFTPSDKHPKAFAFINGIEVIPMPELFDTASLVGFSDQTSDTKTANLQTMFRLNVGGQDIPGSQDSGGLTRTWYNDAPYIFSAGLGVTLQASNNFRIDYQKMPVSTAPADVYKTARSQGPNGDINMKSNLTWMFQVDTNFTYIMRLHFCEFQLAKINQKVFNIFINNRTAQGDTNPADILGWTGGKGIPTYKDYAIYVDANTGGGGEEISLQMTPSTFGQPEYYDSQLNGLEIFKIDTMKNLAGPNPKPSPMQANEDVKKDFQGDKRITAFVIGSAGGVAAVLFCALCFTMYQRKRKFSGSDSHTSSWLPIYGNSHTSATKSTISGKSNNGSHLSNLAAGLCRRFSLSEIKHGTHNFDESNVIGVGGFGKVYKGVIDGGTKVAIKKSNPNSEQGLNEFETEIELLSRLRHKHLVSLIGYCDEGGEMCLIYDYMSLGTLREHLYNTKRPQLTWKRRLEIAIGAARGLHYLHTGAKYTIIHRDVKTTNILLDENWVAKVSDFGLSKTGPNMNGGHVTTVVKGSFGYLDPEYFRRQQLTEKSDVYSFGVVLFEVLCARPALNPSLSKEQVSLGDWAMNCKRKGTLEDIIDPNLKGKINPECLKKFADTAEKCLSDSGLDRPTMGDVLWNLEFALQLQETADGSRHRTPSNGGGSVDLGGGGGGVTVNISAGESDLGDDLSSEENSGIFSQIVNPKGR
- a CDS encoding carboxylate clamp-TPR protein (DUF1685); this translates as MVRRREGLTLPISSSTPSLPESLPDIKTVAPHKPKQRLSKQLSMRETPRDVAWEKRRRQMLKIQEKKQKSVSENDNDSPDLTDEDLRELKGSIELGFGFSEEAGQKLCNTLPALDLYFAVNRQLSPLPSPSSSNGGDGSLSSTSVSSSSIPCSPKTDSDSLKILCPGDNPQQVKQRLRHWAQAVACSLMQSH